Proteins encoded together in one Entomobacter blattae window:
- a CDS encoding DUF1150 family protein yields the protein MKNSTPGYKNNVQKGDHSVAVDIRHLTDNQLKSLGMAQMAYVKSVVVDGEAAFAIHAADGTPMALAGDKATAFAAIIQQEMLPTLVH from the coding sequence ATGAAGAATTCAACGCCTGGTTATAAAAATAATGTCCAAAAAGGTGATCATTCCGTAGCCGTCGATATTCGTCACCTGACCGATAATCAGTTAAAATCTCTTGGTATGGCACAGATGGCGTATGTAAAATCTGTTGTTGTGGATGGAGAAGCTGCTTTTGCTATCCATGCGGCAGATGGCACACCCATGGCCTTAGCTGGTGATAAAGCCACAGCATTTGCAGCGATTATTCAACAGGAAATGCTCCCTACCCTTGTTCACTAA
- the lptB gene encoding LPS export ABC transporter ATP-binding protein, protein MSASSELLPPPSEIFNETGLIAQNIGKTYKKRPVVQNVSLRVHRGEAVGLLGPNGAGKTTSFYMIVGLVQPDTGNITLNGADITLLPMYRRARLGIGYLPQEASIFRGLNVEQNIMAALEVIEPSLEKRKIMLDGLLAEFGISHLRHSPSLALSGGERRRLEIARALASQPHYILLDEPLAGIDPIAVGEIRDLVSHLKDRGIGVLITDHNVRETLEIIDRAYIMHSGQVLMEGTPDEVVANEDVRRVYLGDNFSL, encoded by the coding sequence ATGTCTGCATCGTCTGAACTGCTTCCTCCTCCTTCTGAAATTTTTAACGAAACAGGCCTGATTGCCCAAAATATTGGGAAAACCTATAAAAAGCGGCCTGTAGTACAAAATGTTTCCCTACGGGTCCATAGGGGGGAAGCTGTCGGGTTGCTCGGTCCAAATGGCGCTGGCAAAACCACAAGCTTCTATATGATTGTAGGACTTGTACAACCGGATACAGGCAACATTACCCTTAATGGGGCAGATATTACCTTACTGCCCATGTATAGAAGAGCACGACTTGGCATTGGTTATCTTCCGCAGGAAGCCAGCATCTTCCGGGGATTGAATGTTGAGCAGAATATTATGGCTGCCTTGGAAGTCATTGAGCCCTCTCTAGAAAAGCGCAAAATCATGCTTGATGGCCTTCTGGCCGAATTTGGCATCTCTCATCTCCGGCACTCTCCCTCTCTTGCCTTATCGGGAGGGGAAAGACGCCGGCTTGAAATCGCCCGGGCTTTGGCTAGCCAGCCCCATTATATTCTGCTTGATGAACCCCTAGCAGGGATCGACCCTATTGCTGTAGGGGAAATCCGTGACCTGGTCTCTCACCTTAAAGACCGTGGCATCGGGGTGCTCATTACTGATCATAACGTTAGAGAAACACTAGAGATTATTGATCGGGCTTATATTATGCATAGCGGCCAGGTGCTTATGGAAGGAACGCCAGATGAAGTTGTCGCCAACGAAGATGTCAGGCGTGTTTACCTAGGCGATAATTTTTCCCTATAA
- the def gene encoding peptide deformylase: MTHQDQLQILTVPHPVLRKKAERITEADYKTVSQILPSMFSSMYQAQGIGLAAPQVGISLRFFVIDLMRDDTADPRIFINPEIISFSEEINSHREGCLSIPDQFEEVTRPAAIKVRFQDEKFNLQELEADGLLATCIQHELDHLDGILFIDHISKLKRDMIMKKMQKRKKLLSSSAA; the protein is encoded by the coding sequence ATGACTCACCAAGACCAACTGCAGATTCTAACTGTTCCCCATCCTGTTTTGCGGAAGAAGGCTGAAAGGATAACAGAGGCAGATTATAAAACTGTCAGTCAAATCCTCCCTTCCATGTTTTCTTCCATGTACCAGGCACAAGGCATTGGCCTGGCAGCTCCCCAGGTGGGCATAAGCTTGCGATTTTTCGTAATCGATCTCATGAGAGACGATACCGCAGACCCACGTATATTTATCAACCCTGAGATTATCTCTTTTTCTGAAGAAATTAATAGTCATCGTGAAGGCTGTCTTTCCATTCCTGACCAGTTTGAGGAGGTCACACGTCCGGCTGCTATTAAGGTACGGTTTCAGGATGAAAAGTTTAACCTTCAGGAATTAGAAGCCGATGGACTTTTAGCCACATGTATTCAGCATGAGCTAGACCATTTAGATGGGATCTTGTTTATCGATCATATTTCTAAACTGAAACGCGATATGATCATGAAGAAAATGCAAAAACGCAAAAAGCTTCTTTCCTCTTCAGCAGCTTAG
- a CDS encoding Hsp20 family protein, whose translation MSGRLFTSPLFLGFDHLEEMLERAEKVTSDGYPPYNIEQLSSTALRITLAIAGFMMEDLQITQEDNQLVIRGRQNEESQNRVFLHRGIAARQFQKAFVLAEGIEISGAWMDNGLLHIDIIRPQPEVRIKRIKIMQGKQPTRSVSTSPKIDAQISEVEEVMLPKHRAVRALGDRE comes from the coding sequence ATGTCAGGACGATTGTTTACATCACCTTTATTTCTCGGCTTTGACCATTTGGAAGAAATGCTAGAGCGTGCAGAAAAAGTTACTTCCGATGGTTACCCGCCTTATAATATCGAGCAGCTAAGTTCAACGGCTCTTCGTATAACCCTTGCGATTGCAGGGTTCATGATGGAAGACCTTCAAATAACACAAGAAGATAATCAGCTTGTTATTCGTGGCCGACAGAATGAAGAGTCGCAAAATAGGGTTTTTTTGCATAGAGGGATAGCCGCAAGACAATTTCAAAAAGCTTTTGTTTTGGCAGAAGGCATTGAAATTAGTGGCGCTTGGATGGATAATGGCCTACTGCATATTGATATTATAAGACCGCAACCCGAGGTGCGGATTAAACGTATTAAGATAATGCAGGGAAAGCAACCGACCCGGTCAGTGAGCACCTCTCCGAAGATTGATGCTCAGATTTCAGAGGTTGAAGAGGTCATGCTGCCAAAGCATAGGGCCGTACGGGCTTTGGGCGATAGAGAATAG
- the hpf gene encoding ribosome hibernation-promoting factor, HPF/YfiA family — protein sequence MKLQISGKQIDLSESLQNQVSTHLDAIIEKYFDKAIDAKVTFSKERSFFTCDINVYVGNGFLLRGEGEGTDAIAAFDDAAEHIAKRLRRYHKRISNHARTLSMSDAINEMAKEYILKQDLDKADAQQNDNEANLPTNQVDSHTQIITEYPTEIVQLNIDEALMRFDLADQNLLIFRNKANNQISILYKRMDGNISWIDTSAAQKR from the coding sequence ATGAAACTTCAGATTTCCGGTAAACAGATTGACCTTTCAGAAAGTCTACAAAACCAGGTTAGTACCCATCTAGACGCCATCATTGAAAAATACTTTGATAAAGCCATAGACGCTAAAGTGACTTTTAGCAAAGAACGTTCATTTTTTACCTGTGATATCAATGTCTATGTGGGGAATGGTTTTCTTCTCCGTGGCGAAGGTGAAGGAACTGATGCCATTGCTGCTTTCGATGATGCTGCAGAACATATCGCTAAACGGCTTAGGCGTTACCATAAACGAATTAGCAACCATGCGCGTACTCTTTCCATGAGCGATGCTATTAATGAGATGGCGAAAGAATATATTCTTAAGCAGGATCTTGATAAGGCCGATGCTCAACAAAATGACAATGAAGCCAACCTGCCAACAAACCAAGTAGATTCCCACACTCAAATTATTACTGAGTACCCTACAGAAATTGTACAACTGAATATTGATGAAGCTCTGATGCGCTTTGACCTGGCAGACCAAAACCTTCTTATTTTCAGAAATAAGGCCAATAATCAGATCAGTATCCTCTACAAGCGCATGGATGGCAATATTAGCTGGATCGATACGAGCGCTGCCCAAAAACGTTAA
- a CDS encoding LptA/OstA family protein translates to MPQPPKNHSIFSGVVAAFFVFLPIHASKSYAQGIDLSHGGQITVTAVGGFDWNQNTQTVTAYNQAQAVRGDVTVLADQLIAYYRKKAPKPGEKKDTPTTQGKSSTPDDTGANEIYRLEAIGHVHIFTHTDQAWGDRALYDIDQAALVMTGKAMKLTTPQDVLTARDSMEYYSQTHISIGRGDATVTTNEGKQVKADVLVGYSDPDQNNTQPKPAKASQSQGSGGGQKLKKVNAFGHVVVRTQLETITGDRGVYVPDTGIARILGNVIITRGSNQLNGAEAIINMHTGIATMTQSPGNRVHGLVVPNETSPQTSPSAPNKN, encoded by the coding sequence ATGCCGCAGCCCCCTAAAAACCACTCTATATTCTCGGGGGTTGTTGCCGCTTTTTTTGTTTTCCTACCCATTCATGCTTCAAAAAGCTACGCTCAGGGTATTGATCTTTCCCATGGTGGACAAATTACCGTAACCGCTGTAGGAGGGTTTGACTGGAACCAAAATACCCAAACTGTCACAGCTTATAACCAAGCACAGGCCGTAAGAGGAGATGTTACCGTTCTGGCAGACCAGCTTATTGCCTATTACCGCAAAAAAGCCCCAAAGCCAGGAGAAAAAAAGGATACGCCCACCACTCAGGGCAAGTCCTCCACCCCAGATGATACGGGTGCTAATGAAATTTACAGACTGGAAGCTATTGGCCATGTTCATATTTTTACCCATACCGATCAGGCCTGGGGCGACAGAGCCTTATATGATATTGACCAAGCCGCTTTGGTCATGACAGGAAAAGCGATGAAGCTTACCACCCCACAAGATGTGCTCACAGCCCGGGATTCCATGGAGTATTATTCCCAAACCCATATTTCCATTGGCAGAGGAGACGCTACTGTAACCACTAACGAAGGTAAACAAGTCAAAGCCGATGTCTTGGTTGGGTACAGCGACCCAGATCAAAACAATACCCAGCCAAAACCCGCCAAAGCCAGCCAAAGCCAGGGTTCAGGGGGAGGACAAAAACTAAAAAAGGTCAATGCTTTTGGCCATGTTGTTGTCAGAACTCAGCTGGAAACCATCACAGGAGATAGAGGGGTCTATGTACCCGATACCGGCATCGCCCGTATTCTAGGAAACGTGATTATCACACGCGGGTCAAACCAGCTAAACGGTGCTGAAGCTATTATCAATATGCACACTGGAATTGCAACAATGACCCAAAGCCCTGGCAATAGGGTGCATGGGCTGGTCGTACCGAATGAAACTTCTCCCCAAACCTCACCTTCCGCTCCCAATAAGAATTAA